The following proteins are encoded in a genomic region of Alnus glutinosa chromosome 8, dhAlnGlut1.1, whole genome shotgun sequence:
- the LOC133875033 gene encoding GPI-anchored protein LLG1, whose protein sequence is MESNRCLCVASAIFLSFLWMALSVSSSSPSASISDSILGSHVSSGRNLLQARKACPVNFEFLNYTIITSKCKGPLYPADACCGAFTEFACPYADVINDLTNDCASTMFSYINLYGKYPPGLFSSECRGGKEGLACPASPPSVSAKLANDSTGGTQIMCYPYPLQMLTAGSLLLLFKFL, encoded by the exons ATGGAGTCGAATCGCTGTTTATGTGTCGCCTCTGCAATTTTCTTGTCCTTCCTTTGGATGGCTCtctccgtttcttcttcttctccttcagcTTCCATTTCAG ATAGTATCTTAGGATCTCATGTATCTTCTGGCCGGAACCTTCTTCAAGCTAGAAAAG CTTGCCCAGTGAACTTCGAGTTCTTGAACTACACAATCATCACAAGCAAATGCAAAGGACCCCTGTACCCAGCCGATGCCTGTTGTGGAGCATTTACGGAATTTGCGTGCCCTTATGCAGATGTTATAAATGATTTAACAAATGATTGTGCTTCAACCATGTTCAGCTACATTAACCTCTATGGAAAATACCCACCTGGCCTTTTTTCCAGCGAGTGTAGGGGCGGGAAGGAGGGACTTGCGTGCCCTGCATCACCACCGTCGGTGTCAGCCAAATTAGCCAATGACAGTACTGGTGGGACTCAGATCATGTGCTACCCATACCCACTGCAAATGCTCACAGCTGGCTCCTTGCTGCTATTGTTTAAGTTTTTATGA